The following are encoded in a window of Hippoglossus stenolepis isolate QCI-W04-F060 chromosome 10, HSTE1.2, whole genome shotgun sequence genomic DNA:
- the LOC118115875 gene encoding alcohol dehydrogenase class-3 chain L: MATAGKVIRCRAAVAWEAGKPLVMEEVEVAPPKAGEVRLKVVATGICHTDSYTLSGSDPEGVFPVVLGHEGAGIVESVGDGVVKFQPGDTVIPLYVPQCGECKFCKNPKTNLCQKIRLTQGKGLMPDGTTRFSCKGKSLFHFMGCSTFSEYTVVAEISLAKVDRRAPLDKVCLLGCGITTGYGAALNTAKVEAGSTCAVFGLGALGLAAIMGCKAAGAARIIGVDLNPDKFPTAQEFGATDVVNPKEHSKPIQEVLVEMTDGGVDYSFECVGNVAIMRAALEACHKGWGTSIIIGVAAAGQEISTRPFQLVTGRTWKGTAFGGYKSVDSVPKLVDEYMNKKLKVDEFVTHTLPFEKIADGFDLMHAGKCIRVVLQF; this comes from the exons ATGGCAACTGCAGGGAAG GTGATCCggtgcagagctgcagtagCATGGGAGGCTGGGAAACCTCtcgtgatggaggaggtggaggtggcgCCTCCTAAAGCAGGGGAGGTTCGGCTCAAG GTTGTGGCCACAGGGATCTGCCACACTGACTCCTACACCCTGAGTGGCTCGGACCCTGAGGGAGTTTTCCCCGTGGTGCTGGGCCACGAGGGAGCTGGTATCGTGGAGAGTGTCGGAGATGGAGTCGTCAAGTTTCAACCAG GGGACACAGTCATACCGTTATACGTCCCACAATGTGGAGAGTGCAAGTTCTGCAAAAATCCCAAAACCAACTTGTGCCAAAAGATCAG GCTCACTCAGGGCAAAGGCTTGATGCCAGATGGGACGACTCGTTTCTCCTGCAAAGGCAAGAGCCTCTTCCACTTCATGGGCTGCAGCACGTTCTCTGAGTACACTGTGGTGGCCGAGATCTCTCTGGCCAAAGTGGACCGCAGGGCCCCGCTGGACAAGGTTTGTCTGCTGGGCTGTGGCATCACCACCGGATATGGAGCTGCTTTAAACACGGCCAAG GTGGAGGCTGGGTCGACCTGTGCAGTGTTTGGACTGGGGGCACTGGGCCTCGCAGCCATAATGGGTTGTAAAGCAGCCGGGGCCGCTCGGATTATTGGCGTCGATCTAAACCCTGACAAGTTCCCCACTGCTCAAGAGTTTGGGGCCACGGACGTGGTGAACCCGAAGGAGCACAGCAAGCCAATCCAAGAGGTGCTGGTGGAGATGACGGACGGAGGCGTGGACTACTCCTTCGAATGTGTGGGCAATGTGGCAATCATG AGAGCAGCTCTGGAGGCCTGCCATAAAGGATGGGGCACAAGCATAATCATCGGAGTGGCAGCTGCCGGCCAGGAGATCTCCACCCGACCCTTTCAGCTGGTGACTGGACGCACCTGGAAAGGCACTGCCTTCGGAG GATACAAGAGTGTGGACAGTGTTCCCAAACTGGTGGACGAGTACATGAACAAGAAGCTGAAAGTGGATGAATTTGTTACTCACACTTTGCCCTTTGAGAAGATCGCTGATGGTTTCGATCtcatgcatgctgggaaatg catCCGTGTGGTCCTCCAGTTCTAG